One segment of Gemmatimonadota bacterium DNA contains the following:
- a CDS encoding IS1595 family transposase: MDIFEVTSRFPTQQACIDHIEAIRFKNGPFCPLCGSVENVRRSNLKSRVGRWNCHDCKSSFNVLSGTFMQGTQVPLPKWFAAIAIMVNAKKSVSSPQLARDLHLTQPTALFMQKRIRAAMASDHAPLLSGIIEADETYIGGKPKKSNKKSDDKPNKRGRGTKKTPVIGAVERDGKVIAKVADDLTGNGILNFLKNAVNMGESILYTDEYPAYNVIHNYMPHEVINHSIEYSHDGVNTNTIEGFWSLLKRAWYGTHHHYTPRFMNQYVAEASWKFNHREDAKPWDTFMNTAFA, encoded by the coding sequence ATGGACATCTTTGAAGTAACATCCCGATTCCCGACGCAACAGGCCTGTATCGACCATATCGAGGCCATAAGGTTCAAAAACGGACCCTTCTGCCCCCTGTGCGGATCGGTTGAAAACGTCCGCCGTTCCAACCTGAAAAGCCGTGTCGGTCGTTGGAATTGCCATGACTGCAAATCGTCCTTTAACGTGTTAAGCGGTACGTTCATGCAGGGTACGCAAGTGCCCCTGCCCAAGTGGTTCGCCGCTATCGCCATTATGGTCAATGCGAAAAAGAGCGTATCCAGTCCGCAACTGGCAAGGGACTTGCACCTGACCCAGCCTACCGCCCTGTTCATGCAAAAGCGCATCCGGGCGGCTATGGCATCCGATCATGCACCCCTGCTGTCCGGCATCATCGAGGCCGATGAAACGTACATAGGCGGCAAGCCCAAGAAGTCGAACAAGAAATCGGACGATAAGCCGAACAAGCGAGGACGCGGCACCAAGAAAACGCCCGTGATCGGCGCGGTCGAGCGCGACGGCAAGGTCATTGCCAAAGTAGCGGATGACCTGACAGGAAACGGCATATTGAACTTCCTGAAAAACGCGGTCAACATGGGCGAAAGCATACTGTACACGGACGAGTATCCGGCGTACAACGTGATCCACAACTACATGCCCCATGAAGTGATCAATCACAGTATCGAATATTCGCATGACGGCGTGAATACCAACACGATTGAAGGCTTTTGGAGCCTGTTGAAACGGGCGTGGTATGGTACTCATCATCACTACACGCCCCGCTTCATGAATCAGTATGTGGCCGAAGCCAGCTGGAAGTTCAACCATCGTGAAGACGCAAAGCCGTGGGATACGTTCATGAATACGGCGTTTGCCTAA
- a CDS encoding DNA methyltransferase, with protein MRATGEKSKGVPMRDIWEIKQIVGPTKERTGYPTQKPLALLTRIIQASSNEGDVVLDPFCGCATACVAANNLQREWVGIDLSSKAYDLVKQRIEDGGGLFYSLNQRLDVPKRTDTGKLPKYNCKANRERLYGVQGGDCAGCETHFEPRHLDVDHIIARSVGGTDHIDNLQLLCHNCNTIKGNRGMEYLITKLAS; from the coding sequence ATCCGTGCTACTGGGGAGAAATCAAAAGGCGTTCCCATGCGTGATATTTGGGAGATCAAGCAAATAGTCGGCCCAACAAAAGAACGGACGGGCTATCCTACTCAAAAGCCGCTTGCGTTGCTTACTCGCATTATACAGGCCAGTAGCAACGAAGGGGACGTTGTGTTGGATCCGTTTTGCGGATGTGCTACGGCGTGCGTAGCGGCCAACAATCTACAACGGGAATGGGTTGGTATAGACTTGTCTTCAAAAGCCTACGACCTGGTTAAACAACGCATAGAGGACGGGGGGGGGTTGTTCTATTCCCTAAATCAACGCCTTGACGTGCCCAAACGGACGGATACGGGTAAACTGCCCAAGTACAATTGCAAAGCCAACAGGGAGCGTTTATATGGCGTTCAGGGCGGGGATTGTGCGGGGTGTGAAACACATTTTGAACCCCGACACTTGGACGTAGATCATATTATCGCCCGTTCAGTCGGTGGTACGGATCATATCGACAACCTGCAATTGCTTTGCCACAATTGCAATACGATCAAGGGCAATAGGGGCATGGAATACCTGATTACAAAACTTGCCAGTTAG
- a CDS encoding site-specific DNA-methyltransferase, with product MLLLDTQQAIRTFPRINKHAGNGACLVRYPTGPCLSKGDDMGTPNWVNQTMWTGDNLPIMRGMNSESVDLIYLDPPFNSKHDYSAPIGSKAAGAAFKDTWSLNDIDVAWLNLLETKHSQLNRVIHAAMSNSDKSYLIYMAVRLLEMHRVLKETGTIYLHCDPTMSHYLKLLMDSIFGKKNFRNEIVWAYKRWPSKQRNFQRMHDVVLRYSKTDDVVWNQLFDPLSEETKKRIKGGIRSLLFSMKNRARKESVLLGRNQKAFPCVIFGRSSK from the coding sequence ATGTTGCTACTTGACACCCAGCAGGCGATCCGTACATTCCCACGTATCAACAAACACGCGGGAAATGGGGCTTGTCTGGTTCGCTACCCGACAGGCCCCTGTCTATCGAAAGGGGACGATATGGGAACGCCCAACTGGGTCAATCAGACCATGTGGACCGGGGATAATTTGCCTATCATGCGCGGCATGAATTCCGAGTCGGTCGATCTTATCTACCTCGATCCGCCGTTCAATTCCAAACACGATTATTCTGCTCCCATCGGCAGTAAGGCGGCCGGCGCGGCTTTCAAGGACACGTGGAGTTTGAACGACATAGACGTGGCATGGCTTAACCTGCTTGAGACTAAGCATTCTCAACTAAATCGTGTTATTCATGCCGCCATGTCTAACAGTGATAAGTCCTATCTGATCTACATGGCCGTGCGTTTGCTCGAAATGCATCGAGTATTGAAAGAAACAGGCACAATTTACCTGCATTGCGATCCCACCATGTCCCACTATTTGAAGTTACTCATGGATAGTATTTTCGGGAAGAAAAACTTCCGTAACGAAATCGTGTGGGCGTACAAACGTTGGCCGTCCAAGCAACGGAATTTTCAGAGGATGCACGATGTAGTCCTTCGGTATTCAAAAACCGATGATGTCGTGTGGAATCAGTTGTTCGATCCCCTAAGTGAAGAAACCAAGAAGCGAATCAAGGGGGGGATAAGATCGTTACTTTTTTCGATGAAGAATCGGGCAAGAAAAGAATCCGTGCTACTGGGGAGAAATCAAAAGGCGTTCCCATGCGTGATATTTGGGAGATCAAGCAAATAG
- a CDS encoding type II toxin-antitoxin system HicB family antitoxin yields the protein MKPMRYRGYPARIEYSDEDGCFVGRVAGIRDIITFHGESVGEVREAFEKAVEFYLESCDERGETPNKPYSGKLLLRIDPEIHAAVAEAADVDGVSINQWAGEKLSEAVVRKH from the coding sequence ATGAAACCGATGCGCTACAGGGGATATCCAGCACGTATCGAATACAGCGACGAGGATGGGTGTTTCGTAGGCCGCGTGGCTGGTATTCGAGATATCATCACGTTTCACGGAGAAAGCGTCGGTGAAGTTCGCGAGGCTTTTGAAAAGGCGGTTGAGTTCTACCTGGAAAGCTGTGACGAACGGGGCGAGACTCCGAACAAACCTTATTCCGGGAAACTCTTATTGCGTATTGATCCTGAAATCCACGCAGCGGTAGCCGAGGCGGCCGATGTCGACGGCGTGAGTATTAATCAGTGGGCTGGTGAAAAGCTGTCAGAGGCTGTTGTTCGAAAACACTGA